In Deinobacterium chartae, one genomic interval encodes:
- a CDS encoding VOC family protein: MAEMPEVNLSTQTWIDHVQLPVPDLEAGERWYGQTLGFVRDFANDEFVVLRSGHGPALLLWQTEDTTTAGFTRNGEPWPALGFESRELPELQRRLTEQGGRIVLSQRDDYMHLLKVMDPFGNLIAVFQRHTS, from the coding sequence ATGGCCGAAATGCCCGAGGTGAATTTAAGCACTCAGACCTGGATCGACCACGTGCAACTGCCCGTACCCGACCTGGAGGCGGGTGAGCGCTGGTATGGCCAGACGCTGGGATTCGTGCGGGATTTTGCCAATGACGAGTTCGTGGTTCTCCGGAGCGGGCACGGCCCCGCGCTGCTGCTGTGGCAGACGGAAGACACCACCACGGCCGGTTTTACCCGCAACGGCGAGCCTTGGCCAGCTTTGGGTTTCGAGAGCCGGGAACTGCCCGAACTGCAGCGGCGGCTGACCGAACAGGGAGGCCGGATCGTGCTGTCTCAGCGCGACGACTACATGCACCTGCTCAAGGTCATGGATCCTTTTGGCAACCTGATCGCGGTATTTCAGCGGCACACCAGCTAA
- a CDS encoding TolC family protein, with the protein MNASQFQPVRTALARRRAPALLGLSLALLAATASAQAAATPLSLQQVLAQLPRSPQWQQSELTLEKARRNLEAARARVGLTVGLSGGLSSSTTFSDGSGSLTPTLGASASANVLPWSSAQDSVRAAERSLRTAEAQNNATRANLVLSAQQQYFAARLASFDRSVAQRTLELRQRQLAAANAQRELGNASQQTVLERTADFQEAQSTLAKAQQTLQQNTFALANTLGVALTNVAFSTAPQDPGEPADLNALIASALKNRSDVISAQQALASAQSELEAARRNRALPALTASVQYGQLGGNASGTSLGGSLNFKTGAASATFNPGLGGSTSAASLALSLSASFNLIDPAAEADIQSAQTNLQAAEIALGLARQGAELAVRQQHAALRSARAPLEAVRSSVAAAQAALDAVNARFAAGSATQTDVLAAEVNLLSAQRNYEQALETAQLALHALQNAQGLIPSLREPQP; encoded by the coding sequence ATGAACGCTTCCCAATTCCAACCCGTGCGGACCGCCCTTGCAAGGCGAAGGGCCCCAGCCCTGCTGGGGCTGAGCCTGGCCCTGCTGGCCGCCACCGCCAGCGCGCAGGCGGCGGCCACACCGCTGAGCCTGCAGCAGGTCCTGGCCCAACTGCCCCGCAGCCCGCAGTGGCAGCAGTCCGAGCTGACCCTGGAAAAAGCGCGGCGCAACCTCGAGGCTGCGCGCGCCAGGGTCGGCCTGACCGTCGGGCTCAGCGGCGGCCTGAGCTCCTCCACGACCTTCAGCGACGGTAGCGGTTCGCTGACGCCCACCCTGGGGGCAAGCGCTTCGGCCAACGTGCTGCCCTGGTCTTCGGCGCAAGACAGCGTGCGCGCCGCCGAGCGCAGCCTGCGCACAGCCGAGGCCCAGAACAACGCCACCCGCGCGAACCTGGTGCTGAGCGCGCAGCAGCAGTACTTCGCGGCGCGGCTTGCCAGCTTTGACCGGAGCGTCGCCCAGCGGACCCTCGAGCTGCGGCAGCGCCAACTGGCCGCGGCCAACGCGCAGCGCGAACTGGGAAACGCCAGCCAGCAGACGGTGCTCGAGCGCACTGCCGATTTCCAGGAGGCCCAAAGCACCCTGGCCAAGGCGCAGCAGACCCTGCAACAGAACACCTTCGCGTTGGCCAACACCCTGGGGGTGGCGCTGACCAACGTCGCGTTCTCCACCGCCCCGCAGGACCCGGGCGAGCCCGCAGACCTGAACGCCTTGATCGCCAGCGCCCTGAAAAACCGCAGCGACGTGATCTCGGCGCAGCAGGCACTCGCCTCGGCGCAGAGCGAACTGGAGGCCGCGCGCCGCAACCGCGCGCTGCCCGCCCTGACCGCCAGCGTGCAGTACGGCCAACTGGGCGGCAACGCTTCGGGCACCTCGCTCGGTGGCAGCCTGAACTTCAAGACCGGCGCGGCCAGCGCCACCTTCAACCCGGGCCTGGGAGGCAGCACCAGTGCAGCCTCGCTGGCGCTGAGCCTGTCGGCATCGTTCAACCTGATCGACCCGGCGGCGGAGGCCGACATCCAGAGCGCCCAGACCAACCTGCAAGCCGCCGAGATCGCGCTGGGGCTGGCCCGCCAGGGCGCCGAGCTGGCCGTGCGCCAGCAGCACGCCGCCCTGAGGAGTGCCCGCGCCCCGCTCGAGGCGGTGCGCAGCTCGGTTGCGGCGGCCCAGGCCGCCCTGGACGCCGTGAACGCACGGTTCGCTGCCGGATCGGCCACCCAGACCGACGTTCTTGCCGCCGAGGTCAACCTGCTGAGCGCGCAGCGCAACTACGAGCAGGCCCTCGAGACCGCCCAGCTGGCCCTGCACGCCCTGCAAAACGCCCAGGGCCTCATTCCCTCGCTTCGGGAGCCACAACCATGA